Proteins encoded together in one Lysobacterales bacterium window:
- the hisB gene encoding bifunctional histidinol-phosphatase/imidazoleglycerol-phosphate dehydratase HisB — MNRRRILFLDRDGTLIEEPADFQIDSLAKFRLVQGVIPALLKLKAAGYEFVMVSNQDGLGSDSFPLADFEPPQRLLLQILESQGIGFSAIHIDPHFEQQNAPTRKPGIGMLLDYLRSGDLDFERSAVIGDRETDLQLARNLGVRGFRLGPDHDDWATIAHRIADAPRVAAVERVTSETRIRVSVDLDREARAEVATGIGFFDHMLEQIGRHGGFALTLTCAGDTHIDEHHSIEDSALALGEALRKALGDKRGIGRYGFTLPMDETLASAALDLSGRACLVFEGVFPRSEVGGMATEMVPHFFRSLCDALGANLHLSVRGENTHHMVEACFKVFARALRQAIRREGDAIPSTKGTL; from the coding sequence ATGAACCGCCGCAGGATTCTGTTTCTCGATCGCGACGGCACGCTGATCGAGGAGCCTGCCGACTTCCAGATCGATTCGCTGGCCAAGTTCCGGCTGGTGCAGGGCGTGATCCCGGCACTGCTGAAACTCAAGGCCGCAGGCTACGAGTTCGTGATGGTCAGCAATCAGGATGGGCTCGGCAGCGACAGCTTCCCGCTCGCCGATTTCGAGCCGCCGCAGCGCTTGCTGCTTCAGATCCTCGAATCGCAGGGCATCGGCTTCAGCGCGATCCACATCGACCCGCACTTCGAGCAGCAGAACGCACCCACGCGCAAGCCCGGCATCGGCATGCTGCTCGACTACCTGCGCTCCGGCGATCTCGACTTCGAACGTAGCGCCGTGATCGGCGACCGCGAGACCGATCTGCAACTGGCGCGCAATCTCGGCGTGCGCGGCTTCCGGCTCGGTCCCGACCACGACGACTGGGCAACGATCGCGCACCGCATCGCCGATGCGCCGCGTGTGGCCGCGGTCGAGCGCGTGACCAGCGAGACGCGCATCCGCGTCAGCGTCGATCTCGATCGCGAAGCACGCGCCGAGGTCGCGACCGGGATCGGCTTCTTCGACCACATGCTGGAGCAGATCGGTCGCCACGGCGGCTTCGCGCTGACGCTGACCTGCGCCGGCGACACCCACATCGACGAGCACCACAGCATCGAGGACTCGGCGCTCGCGCTCGGCGAGGCGCTGCGCAAGGCGCTCGGCGACAAGCGCGGTATCGGTCGCTACGGCTTCACCCTGCCGATGGACGAGACGCTGGCCAGCGCCGCGCTCGATCTGTCCGGGCGCGCCTGCCTGGTGTTCGAGGGCGTGTTCCCGCGCAGCGAAGTGGGCGGCATGGCCACCGAAATGGTGCCGCACTTCTTCCGCTCCTTGTGCGATGCGCTCGGCGCCAACCTGCACCTGTCGGTGCGCGGCGAGAACACGCACCACATGGTCGAGGCCTGCTTCAAGGTGTTTGCGCGCGCCCTGCGCCAGGCGATCCGCCGCGAAGGCGACGCCATCCCGAGCACCAAGGGCACGCTGTGA
- the hisC gene encoding histidinol-phosphate transaminase codes for MSVLDLARPELRAMAPYSSARMEAVGGDIWLNANESPWNPLASGRINRYPDPQPPPLLAALADLYAVRPEQLLVGRGSDEPIDLLTRAFCRAGVDSVLVCPPTFGMYAVAANVQGARVLQVPLRAEDDFRFDADAVLAALGTDTRIVFACTPNNPTGNATAPELLLDLAERLRERALLVVDEAYIEFSDRPSLATRAGSPENLVVLRTLSKAHGLAGVRIGTAIAAPAVIDLLRRIMAPYPLPEPCIDAALRALAVDARQRTGERIASIRSERERMRAALARCTGVRAVLPSEANFLAVRFDDPVQRYAQLAGAGVIVRQLMKYPGLADALRISIGSVDENNAVLRALGASEEAA; via the coding sequence ATGAGCGTGCTCGATCTGGCGCGGCCCGAGTTGCGTGCGATGGCGCCGTATTCCTCGGCGCGCATGGAAGCGGTTGGCGGCGACATCTGGCTCAATGCCAACGAATCGCCATGGAATCCGTTGGCGAGCGGGCGCATCAATCGCTATCCCGATCCGCAACCGCCGCCGTTGCTGGCCGCGCTCGCGGACCTCTACGCGGTGCGCCCGGAACAGCTGCTGGTCGGCCGCGGCAGCGATGAGCCGATCGACCTGCTGACGCGCGCTTTCTGCCGCGCCGGCGTCGATTCGGTGCTGGTCTGCCCGCCGACCTTCGGCATGTACGCGGTCGCCGCCAACGTGCAGGGCGCGCGCGTGCTGCAGGTGCCGCTGCGCGCGGAGGATGACTTCCGCTTCGATGCCGACGCCGTGCTCGCTGCGCTCGGCACCGACACGCGCATCGTCTTCGCCTGCACGCCGAACAATCCGACCGGCAACGCCACCGCGCCGGAACTTCTGCTCGATCTCGCCGAGCGATTGCGTGAGCGCGCGTTGTTGGTGGTGGACGAGGCCTACATCGAGTTCTCGGACCGCCCGTCGTTGGCGACGCGCGCGGGCAGCCCGGAGAATCTGGTGGTGCTGCGTACCTTGTCCAAGGCGCACGGCCTGGCCGGCGTGCGCATCGGCACTGCGATCGCCGCCCCCGCCGTGATCGATCTGCTCAGGCGCATCATGGCGCCGTATCCGCTGCCCGAGCCCTGCATCGACGCCGCGTTGCGCGCCCTGGCTGTGGACGCACGCCAACGCACCGGCGAGCGCATCGCCAGCATTCGCAGCGAACGCGAACGCATGCGCGCGGCACTGGCGCGCTGCACCGGCGTGCGTGCGGTGCTGCCGTCCGAGGCGAACTTTCTGGCCGTGCGCTTTGACGACCCGGTGCAGCGCTACGCGCAGTTGGCAGGCGCCGGCGTGATCGTGCGGCAACTGATGAAGTACCCGGGCTTGGCCGACGCGCTGCGCATCAGCATCGGCAGTGTCGATGAGAACAACGCCGTGCTGCGTGCGCTCGGCGCCAGCGAGGAGGCCGCATGA
- the hisD gene encoding histidinol dehydrogenase — protein MRRVDWSALSAAERATLLQRPASLRSEELRRTVGRILEQVRADGDVTLRALTRKFDGVEIGELLVDDAEYAAAAGAISDAARAAIDEAYVRIGSFHEAQQPLPLRVETAPGVVCERIARPIASVGLYVPAGSAPLPSSALMLGVPAQLAGCERIVLCSPPMRDGRIEPHVLYAAQRCGIREVFKLGGAQAIAAMAWGTESVPRCDKLFGPGNAYVTEAKLQLAGAGIAIDMPAGPSEVMVIADSGADAAFIASDLLSQAEHGSDSQVLLVATDGALIDAVLREIETQIAKLPRADIARAALAHALLIAVPELATAADVANAYAPEHLIVQTRDPGALLPRLRAAGSIFLGAYAAESLGDYCSGTNHVLPTSGAARAFSGVSLASFLNFITVQEVSVAGLRAIGPCAITLAGIEGLDAHANAVRLRLERAP, from the coding sequence ATGAGGCGGGTCGACTGGAGCGCACTCTCTGCAGCCGAGCGCGCGACGCTGTTGCAGCGGCCCGCAAGCCTGCGCAGCGAAGAATTGCGGCGCACGGTGGGGCGCATCCTGGAGCAGGTGCGCGCCGATGGCGACGTGACGCTGCGCGCATTGACGCGCAAGTTCGATGGCGTCGAGATCGGCGAGTTGCTTGTGGATGATGCCGAGTACGCGGCTGCCGCCGGCGCCATCAGCGACGCGGCGCGCGCCGCCATCGACGAAGCCTATGTCCGCATCGGCAGCTTCCACGAAGCGCAGCAGCCGCTGCCGTTGCGCGTGGAGACCGCGCCCGGCGTGGTCTGCGAGCGCATCGCGCGGCCGATCGCTTCGGTTGGACTGTACGTGCCGGCCGGTAGCGCGCCGCTGCCGTCGTCGGCACTGATGCTCGGCGTGCCGGCGCAACTCGCCGGCTGCGAACGCATCGTGCTGTGCTCGCCGCCGATGCGCGACGGTCGCATCGAGCCGCACGTGCTCTACGCTGCGCAGCGCTGCGGCATTCGCGAGGTGTTCAAGCTCGGCGGCGCGCAGGCGATCGCGGCGATGGCCTGGGGCACCGAGTCGGTCCCACGCTGCGACAAGCTGTTTGGGCCCGGCAATGCCTACGTCACCGAAGCCAAGCTGCAGCTTGCCGGCGCGGGCATCGCCATCGATATGCCGGCGGGACCTTCGGAAGTGATGGTGATTGCTGACTCCGGCGCCGATGCGGCCTTCATCGCCTCCGACCTGCTGTCGCAGGCCGAGCACGGTTCGGACTCACAGGTGTTGCTGGTGGCGACCGATGGCGCGCTGATCGATGCCGTGCTGCGCGAGATCGAGACGCAGATCGCGAAGCTGCCGCGCGCCGACATCGCACGCGCCGCGCTCGCGCACGCCCTGCTGATCGCGGTGCCGGAGCTGGCGACCGCGGCTGATGTCGCCAATGCCTACGCGCCCGAGCACCTGATCGTGCAGACGCGCGATCCGGGCGCGCTGTTGCCGCGGCTGCGCGCAGCCGGCTCGATCTTTCTCGGCGCCTATGCTGCGGAGTCGCTCGGCGACTACTGCTCCGGCACCAACCACGTGCTGCCGACCAGCGGCGCGGCGCGCGCCTTCAGCGGCGTGTCGCTGGCGAGCTTTCTCAACTTCATCACCGTGCAGGAGGTCTCGGTCGCCGGCTTGCGCGCGATCGGACCCTGCGCGATCACGCTGGCCGGTATCGAAGGCCTGGACGCGCACGCCAACGCCGTGCGCCTGCGCCTGGAGCGTGCGCCATGA
- a CDS encoding ATP phosphoribosyltransferase yields MKTRDRLRIAVQKSGRLSEPSQNLLAQCGLSFRQSRDKLFCYGDNAPVDLLLVRDDDIPGLIDEGVCDLGFLGRNVLEEARLEQIAAKGASGLEEIRALGFGGCRLSIAVPQEENYADAAQLAGRRIATSYPRLLANFLSGRGVAAGVVTLSGSVEIAPRLGTADLICDLVSSGATLVANQLKEAEVILRSEAVLACATMAFGDERDDILAMLMRRLDGVLAVRETRMLMLRTSRVAWPTVRDALPPGSLPTLTGIEGEAADIAVQAIVPRPVGWPELEAMSRAGARGLMVLPVERMLA; encoded by the coding sequence ATGAAAACCCGTGACCGACTGCGCATCGCCGTGCAGAAATCCGGAAGGCTCTCCGAGCCTTCGCAGAACCTGCTGGCACAGTGCGGCCTCAGCTTTCGCCAGAGCCGGGACAAGCTGTTCTGCTACGGCGACAACGCCCCGGTCGACCTGCTGCTGGTGCGCGACGACGACATCCCCGGCCTGATCGACGAGGGCGTTTGCGACCTCGGCTTCCTCGGGCGCAACGTGTTGGAGGAGGCGCGCCTGGAACAGATCGCGGCCAAGGGTGCAAGTGGGCTGGAGGAAATCCGCGCGCTCGGTTTTGGCGGCTGCCGCTTGTCGATTGCGGTGCCGCAGGAGGAGAACTACGCCGACGCCGCGCAGCTCGCCGGCCGGCGCATTGCGACCAGCTATCCGCGCTTGCTCGCGAATTTCCTGTCCGGGCGCGGTGTCGCGGCCGGCGTGGTCACGCTGTCTGGCTCGGTCGAGATCGCGCCGCGGCTCGGCACCGCCGATCTGATCTGCGACCTGGTCTCCTCGGGCGCGACCCTGGTCGCGAATCAGCTCAAGGAGGCCGAGGTGATCCTGCGCAGCGAGGCGGTACTGGCCTGCGCGACCATGGCCTTCGGCGACGAACGCGATGACATCCTGGCGATGCTGATGCGCCGTCTCGACGGCGTGCTCGCGGTGCGCGAGACGCGCATGCTGATGCTGCGCACCAGCCGCGTGGCATGGCCGACGGTGCGCGATGCGCTGCCGCCAGGTTCGCTCCCGACGCTGACCGGGATCGAGGGCGAGGCCGCCGACATCGCGGTGCAGGCGATTGTGCCGCGCCCAGTCGGTTGGCCCGAGCTCGAAGCGATGAGCCGCGCCGGCGCGCGCGGCCTGATGGTGCTGCCGGTCGAGAGGATGCTGGCATGA